One window from the genome of Anolis sagrei isolate rAnoSag1 chromosome 4, rAnoSag1.mat, whole genome shotgun sequence encodes:
- the AP4M1 gene encoding AP-4 complex subunit mu-1 isoform X2 produces MISEVFVLSSQGDRLLYKDFRGEGHPGLVEDFFRKVTALPPDQAPVFMEAHPPGLHFAHVRHGGLYFVATIPSKASPFAALEFLNRLAALLRDSCGALDERSVALNFALLYELLDELLDYGYVQSTAPEVLRNFLQVEPVLGPRFSLLDLSSVGLFGADTQQSKVAPSSAAARPALSLRGEQGSRPEVFLDLVERLTVIIAANGTPMKVDIQGEIRLKSFFPNCSEMRVGLSEEFCVGKMELRGYGTAVRVDECSFHSSVRLDEFERSRVLRVTPSQGELTLMQYQLADHCPTALPFHLFPTVHHDLPSGRVQVYLKLRCDLPPKSHAVNVRVHLPVPKAVLSLSQELSSPEQTAALQTSTKSVEWVVPRIQGGSQLSALFKLEVPGLSRGGLRELGPANLSFEVPAFACSGLQIRFLRFVGPQSSLPHRWVRYVTHSDAYAIRLNAGS; encoded by the exons ATGATCTCGGAGGTGTTCGTGCTCTCCTCGCAAGGGGACCGGCTCCTCTACAAGGACT TCCGTGGGGAGGGCCACCCCGGCCTCGTGGAGGACTTCTTCCGGAAGGTGACGGCGCTGCCTCCTGACCAGGCCCCGGTCTTCATG GAGGCGCATCCCCCGGGGCTCCACTTCGCGCATGTGCGTCATGGGGGGCTCTACTTCGTGGCCACCATCCCTTCCAAAGCTTCACCTTTTGCAGCACTGGAGTTCCTCAACAG ATTGGCGGCGCTGCTTCGGGACTCCTGCGGGGCCCTGGACGAGAGGAGCGTGGCCCTCAACTTCGCCCTCCTCTACGAACTCTTGGATGAGCTACTG gaCTACGGCTACGTCCAGAGCACGGCCCCCGAGGTGCTGCGGAACTTCCTGCAAGTGGAGCCGGTCCTGGGCCCGCGCTTCAGCCTCCTGGACCTCAGCTCCGTGGGGCTG TTTGGAGCGGACACTCAGCAGAGCAAGGTGGCCCCCAGCTCTGCCGCGGCCCGGCCAGCCCTCTCCCTGCGCGGGGAACAG GGTTCCCGGCCAGAGGTCTTCCTGGACCTGGTGGAGCGCCTCACGGTGATCATTGCAGCCAAT gGAACACCCATGAAAGTCGACATCCAAGGAGAGATCCGGCTCAAGAGTTTCTTCCCAAATTGTTCCG AGATGCGGGTGGGCCTCTCGGAGGAGTTCTGCGTGGGCAAAATGGAGCTCCGTG gCTATGGCACGGCGGTCCGAGTGGACGAGTGCTCCTTCCACAGCTCCGTGAGGCTGGATGAGTTTGAGCGCAGCCGCGTCCTGAGGGTGACCCCCAGCCAAGGGGAG CTGACCCTGATGCAGTACCAGCTGGCCGACCACTGCCCCACCGCCCTGCCCTTCCACCTCTTCCCCACCGTCCACCACGACCTTCCCAGTGGCCG GGTGCAAGTCTACCTCAAGCTCCGCTGTGACCTGCCACCTAAGAG ccacGCCGTCAACGTCCGTGTCCACCTCCCGGTCCCCAAAGCAGTGCTGAG cCTCTCCCAGGAACTGAGCAGCCCTGAGCAGACGGCCGCCCTGCAGACCAGCACCAAGTCCGTCGAGTGGGTCGTGCCCCGCATCCAGGGGGGCTCCCAGCTCTCTGCCCTCTTTAAG CTGGAAGTGCCCGGCCTGAGCCGCGGAGGCCTGCGGGAGCTGGGCCCGGCCAACCTGTCCTTCGAGGTGCCGGCCTTTGCCTGCTCGGGGCTGCAGATCCGCTTCCTGCGCTTCGTGGGGCCGCAGAGCAGCCTCCCCCACCGCTGGGTGCGCTACGTGACCCACAGCGATGCCTACGCCATACGCCTCAACGCGGGGTCATAG
- the AP4M1 gene encoding AP-4 complex subunit mu-1 isoform X1, which translates to MISEVFVLSSQGDRLLYKDFRGEGHPGLVEDFFRKVTALPPDQAPVFMEAHPPGLHFAHVRHGGLYFVATIPSKASPFAALEFLNRLAALLRDSCGALDERSVALNFALLYELLDELLDYGYVQSTAPEVLRNFLQVEPVLGPRFSLLDLSSVGLFGADTQQSKVAPSSAAARPALSLRGEQGSRPEVFLDLVERLTVIIAANGTPMKVDIQGEIRLKSFFPNCSEMRVGLSEEFCVGKMELRGECQPLPLNIPSPWAPPPKKTAPLLFFPGYGTAVRVDECSFHSSVRLDEFERSRVLRVTPSQGELTLMQYQLADHCPTALPFHLFPTVHHDLPSGRVQVYLKLRCDLPPKSHAVNVRVHLPVPKAVLSLSQELSSPEQTAALQTSTKSVEWVVPRIQGGSQLSALFKLEVPGLSRGGLRELGPANLSFEVPAFACSGLQIRFLRFVGPQSSLPHRWVRYVTHSDAYAIRLNAGS; encoded by the exons ATGATCTCGGAGGTGTTCGTGCTCTCCTCGCAAGGGGACCGGCTCCTCTACAAGGACT TCCGTGGGGAGGGCCACCCCGGCCTCGTGGAGGACTTCTTCCGGAAGGTGACGGCGCTGCCTCCTGACCAGGCCCCGGTCTTCATG GAGGCGCATCCCCCGGGGCTCCACTTCGCGCATGTGCGTCATGGGGGGCTCTACTTCGTGGCCACCATCCCTTCCAAAGCTTCACCTTTTGCAGCACTGGAGTTCCTCAACAG ATTGGCGGCGCTGCTTCGGGACTCCTGCGGGGCCCTGGACGAGAGGAGCGTGGCCCTCAACTTCGCCCTCCTCTACGAACTCTTGGATGAGCTACTG gaCTACGGCTACGTCCAGAGCACGGCCCCCGAGGTGCTGCGGAACTTCCTGCAAGTGGAGCCGGTCCTGGGCCCGCGCTTCAGCCTCCTGGACCTCAGCTCCGTGGGGCTG TTTGGAGCGGACACTCAGCAGAGCAAGGTGGCCCCCAGCTCTGCCGCGGCCCGGCCAGCCCTCTCCCTGCGCGGGGAACAG GGTTCCCGGCCAGAGGTCTTCCTGGACCTGGTGGAGCGCCTCACGGTGATCATTGCAGCCAAT gGAACACCCATGAAAGTCGACATCCAAGGAGAGATCCGGCTCAAGAGTTTCTTCCCAAATTGTTCCG AGATGCGGGTGGGCCTCTCGGAGGAGTTCTGCGTGGGCAAAATGGAGCTCCGTGGTGAGTGCCAGCCCCTTCCCTTGAACATCCCCTCCCCTTgggctcccccccccaaaaaaactgccccccttctcttcttcccaggCTATGGCACGGCGGTCCGAGTGGACGAGTGCTCCTTCCACAGCTCCGTGAGGCTGGATGAGTTTGAGCGCAGCCGCGTCCTGAGGGTGACCCCCAGCCAAGGGGAG CTGACCCTGATGCAGTACCAGCTGGCCGACCACTGCCCCACCGCCCTGCCCTTCCACCTCTTCCCCACCGTCCACCACGACCTTCCCAGTGGCCG GGTGCAAGTCTACCTCAAGCTCCGCTGTGACCTGCCACCTAAGAG ccacGCCGTCAACGTCCGTGTCCACCTCCCGGTCCCCAAAGCAGTGCTGAG cCTCTCCCAGGAACTGAGCAGCCCTGAGCAGACGGCCGCCCTGCAGACCAGCACCAAGTCCGTCGAGTGGGTCGTGCCCCGCATCCAGGGGGGCTCCCAGCTCTCTGCCCTCTTTAAG CTGGAAGTGCCCGGCCTGAGCCGCGGAGGCCTGCGGGAGCTGGGCCCGGCCAACCTGTCCTTCGAGGTGCCGGCCTTTGCCTGCTCGGGGCTGCAGATCCGCTTCCTGCGCTTCGTGGGGCCGCAGAGCAGCCTCCCCCACCGCTGGGTGCGCTACGTGACCCACAGCGATGCCTACGCCATACGCCTCAACGCGGGGTCATAG